From a region of the Narcine bancroftii isolate sNarBan1 chromosome 5, sNarBan1.hap1, whole genome shotgun sequence genome:
- the LOC138765413 gene encoding probable G-protein coupled receptor 139, producing the protein MLSAFYRFIRIVYIFIALLGVPANVVALAVLSRGRCGLSICTTRYLVAMAAADQLIILINVVLWRFSYYYFPGVFLHITPVCSLISVLGRVVTGCSVWFTVTFTFDRFVAICFHKLKTKFCTGKTASAVMTTTSVLLSLQRIPYYFTYEPLRVVDNVPWFCLQKASYFTDPGWVAFDWVNTLIMPLIPFALILLFNALTVRHVVFSSRIRRGLRGQRGGGSRSDPEMESRRRSMILLFAISGSFILLWSVHVVHFLYYTAAGADPNHHNDSEVIFLQVGQLLLTLSCCTNTFIYALTQSKFRENLVNAVKFPITSVIQLIRKPDSRSRRSQLRAFPIQMQHNP; encoded by the exons ATGCTCAGCGCGTTTTACCGTTTCATAAGAATTGTTTATATCTTCATTGCTCTTCTTGGAGTTCCTG CGAATGTAGTGGCGCTTGCAGTCCTGTCCCGCGGAAGGTGCGGACTCTCCATCTGCACCACCCGCTACCTGGTGGCCATGGCAGCGGCGGACCAACTGATCATCCTCATCAATGTCGTCCTGTGGCGGTTCAGTTATTATTACTTCCCCGGCGTTTTCCTTCACATCACCCCCGTGTGCAGCCTCATCTCAGTCCTGGGTCGTGTTGTCACCGGCTGTTCCGTCTGGTTCACCGTCACCTTCACCTTCGATCGATTTGTCGCCATCTGCTTCCACAAGCTGAAGACGAAATTCTGCACTGGGAAAACCGCGTCCGCCGTGATGACCACGACGAGCGTTCTTCTCTCTTTACAGAGGATTCCCTACTACTTCACATATGAACCCCTGAGAGTGGTTGACAACGTCCCGTGGTTCTGTTTGCAGAAGGCAAGTTATTTCACGGATCCTGGCTGGGTGGCCTTTGACTGGGTGAACACCTTAATAATGCCGCTGATCCCTTTTGCTTTGATTTTGTTGTTCAACGCTCTGACGGTGCGGCACGTTGTCTTCTCCAGTCGCATCCGTCGGGGGCTAAGGGGTCAGAGAGGCGGAGGAAGCCGCAGTGACCCGGAGATGGAAAGCAGGCGGAGGTCTATGATCTTACTCTTCGCCATCTCCGGCAGCTTCATCCTGTTGTGGTCGGTGCACGTTGTCCATTTCCTTTACTACACAGCCGCCGGGGCGGACCCCAATCACCACAACGACTCCGAAGTCATATTTCTCCAGGTGGGGCAGCTGCTGTTGACTTTAAGTTGCTGCACCAACACCTTTATTTACGCCTTGACTCAGTCCAAGTTCAGGGAGAATCTGGTCAACGCGGTGAAATTTCCGATCACCTCGGTTATTCAGTTAATTCGCAAACCGGACTCTCGAAGCCGACGGAGTCAGCTCAGGGCGTTTCCAATCCAAATGCAACACAATCCATAG
- the LOC138765411 gene encoding probable G-protein coupled receptor 139: MLSAFYRFIRIVYIFIALLGVPANVVALAVLSRGRCGLSICTTRYLVAMAAADQLIILINVVLWRFSYYYFPGVFLHITPVCSLISVLGRVVTGCSVWFTVTFTFDRFVAICFQKLKTKFCTGKTASAVMTTTSVLLSLQRIPYYFTYEPLRVVDNVPWFCLQKASYFTDPGWVAFDWVNTLIMPLIPFALILLFNALTVRHVVFSSRIRRGLRGQRGGGSRSDPEMESRRRSMILLFAISGSFILLWSVHVVHFLYYTAAGADPNHHNDSEVIFLQVGQLLLTLSCCTNTFIYALTQSKFRENLVNAVKFPITSVIQLIRKPDSRSRRSQLRAFPIQMQHNP; the protein is encoded by the exons ATGCTCAGCGCGTTTTACCGTTTCATAAGAATTGTTTATATCTTCATTGCTCTTCTTGGAGTTCCTG CGAATGTAGTGGCGCTTGCAGTCCTGTCCCGCGGAAGGTGCGGACTCTCCATCTGCACCACCCGCTACCTGGTGGCCATGGCAGCGGCGGACCAACTGATCATCCTCATCAATGTCGTCCTGTGGCGGTTCAGTTATTATTACTTCCCCGGCGTTTTCCTTCACATCACCCCCGTGTGCAGCCTCATCTCAGTCCTGGGTCGTGTTGTCACCGGCTGTTCCGTCTGGTTCACCGTCACCTTCACCTTCGATCGATTTGTCGCCATCTGCTTCCAGAAGCTGAAGACGAAATTCTGCACTGGGAAAACCGCGTCCGCCGTGATGACCACGACGAGCGTTCTTCTCTCTTTACAGAGGATTCCCTACTACTTCACATATGAACCCCTGAGAGTGGTTGACAACGTCCCGTGGTTCTGTTTGCAGAAGGCAAGTTATTTCACGGATCCTGGCTGGGTGGCCTTTGACTGGGTGAACACCTTAATAATGCCGCTGATCCCTTTTGCTTTGATTTTGTTGTTCAACGCTCTGACGGTGCGGCACGTTGTCTTCTCCAGTCGCATCCGTCGGGGGCTAAGGGGTCAGAGAGGCGGAGGAAGCCGCAGTGACCCGGAGATGGAAAGCAGGCGGAGGTCTATGATCTTACTCTTCGCCATCTCCGGCAGCTTCATCCTGTTGTGGTCGGTGCACGTTGTCCATTTCCTTTACTACACAGCCGCCGGGGCGGACCCCAATCACCACAACGACTCCGAAGTCATATTTCTCCAGGTGGGGCAGCTGCTGTTGACTTTAAGTTGCTGCACCAACACCTTTATTTACGCCTTGACTCAGTCCAAGTTCAGGGAGAATCTGGTCAACGCGGTGAAATTTCCGATCACCTCGGTTATTCAGTTAATTCGCAAACCGGACTCTCGAAGCCGACGGAGTCAGCTCAGGGCGTTTCCAATCCAAATGCAACACAATCCATAG